Proteins found in one Fodinibius saliphilus genomic segment:
- the clpX gene encoding ATP-dependent Clp protease ATP-binding subunit ClpX: protein MSDQENNSDKTIHCSFCGRSSHEVNSMVAGPNDVYICDRCVADASGIVKSDLASMSEQREKNYQPLLKPAEIKSRLDEYVIGQEGAKKTLSVAVYNHYKRISSELSEEFGDTEVEKSNIVLLGPTGCGKTLLAKTMANIIDVPFTIADATVLTEAGYVGEDVESILSSLLQSADYDVEQAKRGIVYIDEVDKVARKSDNPSITRDVSGEGVQQALLKILEGTTANIPPKGGRKHPEQSFIQVDTSEILFICGGAFSGLEEIIAKRLSVSSLGFHTEEQVTFDKEDPDIFTHVEAQDLQRYGLIPELIGRLPVISGLHQLSKDAMIEILVKPKNALTKQYKKLFKMEGVELIFEEEALEVIVERAMKRKTGARGLRSIMEDSMLEIMFTLPSMDNIERCVVTRETIEDGAPPVYEKRKASA from the coding sequence ATGAGCGACCAAGAAAACAATAGCGATAAAACAATACACTGTTCGTTTTGTGGTCGATCGAGCCATGAAGTGAATAGCATGGTTGCCGGTCCTAATGACGTATATATTTGCGATCGGTGCGTAGCAGATGCTTCTGGGATCGTTAAAAGCGATTTGGCATCCATGTCAGAGCAGCGAGAAAAGAATTATCAGCCATTACTGAAGCCTGCTGAAATAAAGTCACGCCTGGATGAGTATGTGATTGGCCAGGAAGGGGCAAAAAAGACCTTGTCTGTTGCTGTTTATAATCACTATAAGCGCATAAGTTCTGAGCTCAGTGAAGAGTTTGGTGATACAGAAGTAGAAAAGAGTAATATTGTTCTGCTGGGACCTACCGGCTGTGGAAAAACCCTGCTGGCTAAAACAATGGCAAATATTATTGACGTGCCATTTACCATCGCCGATGCCACAGTATTGACTGAGGCCGGTTATGTTGGTGAAGATGTTGAAAGCATTCTATCAAGCCTGTTGCAGTCAGCTGATTATGATGTTGAGCAGGCTAAACGTGGGATTGTATATATCGATGAGGTGGACAAAGTGGCTCGTAAGAGTGATAACCCTTCAATAACACGTGATGTCTCTGGAGAAGGAGTACAGCAGGCATTATTAAAGATTCTGGAAGGTACTACGGCAAATATTCCTCCCAAAGGTGGTCGCAAACATCCCGAGCAGAGCTTTATTCAGGTTGATACCTCAGAAATTTTGTTTATCTGTGGTGGTGCTTTTAGCGGACTTGAAGAGATAATTGCAAAGCGTCTTTCTGTAAGTTCTCTAGGCTTCCATACCGAAGAGCAGGTAACTTTTGATAAAGAAGATCCGGATATCTTTACCCATGTTGAAGCGCAGGATCTTCAGCGTTATGGGTTAATTCCGGAATTGATTGGTCGGTTACCGGTTATATCCGGATTGCATCAGCTTTCAAAAGATGCAATGATTGAGATCTTGGTTAAGCCTAAGAATGCCCTTACCAAGCAGTATAAAAAGCTGTTTAAGATGGAGGGGGTTGAGCTAATTTTTGAAGAAGAAGCGCTCGAAGTTATCGTTGAAAGAGCAATGAAACGCAAAACCGGTGCTCGTGGTCTCCGTTCCATTATGGAAGATTCCATGCTTGAGATTATGTTTACCCTCCCATCAATGGATAATATAGAGCGGTGTGTGGTGACCCGCGAGACTATCGAAGATGGTGCACCTCCGGTATATGAAAAGCGCAAAGCTTCGGCATAA
- a CDS encoding ATP-binding protein: protein MKIRLTSNRINIALIGLLILLGIGSFAYNKYLVDRILTQERSGIELWAEAIEYTSNPTQEQISRNLLEVSRYLRQHDAVPDSIAAIIEEAEADRASQTFVTQEIVISEDRFYVPRIIVDEQGEIIAAYHVDEPLSKDLIERYGAMHDPIKITLGNQQYSQVQYVYYGESPTVRYLRYFPYIQFSLLALLLGIGFVSYRTITKSEQSNLWVGMTKEAAHQLGTPLSSLYGWVELLREEKKDDAFTQRICSELDNDISRLRGVAERFNKIGSEPELKRHKLAPILREVLDYMEQRLPQLKKNVDVYRKLDESVQAKVNPDLFQWAMENLVKNAMDAIHSKAAKSQVSIILKRVGDEVYIDVKDTGVGIEKKYHSEIFKPGYSTKKRGWGLGLSLTQRIIEDYHRGKLVLYESELGSGTSIRIILSSDPGENKQELQST from the coding sequence ATGAAAATTCGACTCACATCAAATAGGATAAATATTGCTCTTATCGGGCTTTTGATACTACTGGGTATTGGCTCGTTTGCATACAATAAATACCTGGTTGATCGTATCCTAACCCAAGAGCGATCGGGTATTGAACTTTGGGCAGAGGCAATAGAGTATACAAGCAATCCCACCCAGGAACAGATTAGCCGAAACTTGTTAGAAGTTTCTCGATACTTACGCCAGCATGATGCTGTTCCGGACAGTATCGCTGCGATTATTGAAGAGGCAGAGGCTGATCGGGCGTCACAAACGTTTGTGACACAGGAAATTGTGATTAGTGAAGATCGGTTTTACGTTCCCCGAATTATTGTAGATGAGCAGGGAGAAATTATTGCGGCCTATCATGTTGATGAACCCTTGAGTAAAGATCTGATTGAGCGGTATGGCGCTATGCATGATCCCATAAAAATAACGTTGGGCAACCAACAGTATTCGCAGGTTCAATATGTGTACTATGGGGAAAGTCCTACTGTGCGTTATCTTCGCTATTTTCCCTATATCCAATTTAGCTTGCTAGCACTTCTGCTAGGGATCGGTTTTGTCAGCTATCGCACTATAACAAAATCAGAGCAGTCTAACTTATGGGTAGGTATGACCAAAGAAGCTGCCCACCAACTGGGAACCCCCTTATCGAGTTTATATGGTTGGGTAGAACTATTGAGAGAAGAAAAAAAAGATGATGCGTTTACCCAGCGGATATGTAGTGAGTTGGATAATGATATTTCCAGATTGCGGGGAGTGGCTGAACGTTTTAATAAAATTGGTTCGGAGCCCGAACTTAAGCGTCATAAATTAGCTCCCATTTTGAGAGAGGTTCTAGATTATATGGAACAACGATTGCCCCAGTTGAAAAAAAATGTAGATGTCTATCGTAAACTGGATGAAAGCGTACAGGCAAAGGTAAATCCTGATTTGTTTCAGTGGGCGATGGAAAACCTAGTCAAGAATGCGATGGATGCAATTCATTCAAAAGCAGCAAAATCACAGGTGTCAATAATACTAAAAAGGGTTGGTGATGAGGTGTATATTGATGTGAAAGATACTGGAGTGGGTATTGAAAAAAAGTATCACAGCGAAATTTTCAAACCCGGCTATAGCACGAAAAAGAGAGGCTGGGGGTTAGGATTGAGCCTTACACAACGTATAATTGAAGATTACCACCGTGGGAAGCTAGTACTGTATGAGTCTGAGTTGGGGAGTGGAACAAGTATTCGGATAATATTATCAAGTGATCCTGGTGAAAATAAGCAGGAACTGCAAAGTACTTAG